One Azoarcus sp. DN11 DNA segment encodes these proteins:
- a CDS encoding glutamine--tRNA ligase/YqeY domain fusion protein — MSDTPKSGAAAAAPASNFIRNIIDEDIRSSKWGGRVETRFPPEPNGYLHYGHAKSICLNFGLAQSYGGVCHLRFDDTNPEKEEQEYVDSIIEAVSWLGFDWGKHQYFASDYFDRMYACAEYLIVAGKAYVESLSAEEMRAYRGTLTEAGRESPYRSRSVEENLDLFRRMRAGEFADGQHVLRAKIDMASPNINLRDPAIYRIRKAHHHRAGDAWCIYPMYTFAHPIEDAIEGITHSICTLEFEDQRPFYDWLLDALATGGFFPRPLPQQIEFARLNLTYVVLSKRKLIQLVEEGHVAGWDDPRLPTLMGARRRGFTAGGFRLFAERIGVTKSDTWIDFSVLEECMREDLNEAAERRVAVLDPLKLVITNYPEGQSELCEAPNHPLKPELGKREMPFSRELWIEREDFMETPVKGFHRLYPGNMARLRYGYVVKCTGCDKDADGNVTAVLCEYLPDTKSGTPGADSVKVKGNLHWVSVEHGYAAEVRLYDRLFAHAYPGNRREGDPEGFERSFLDDLNYDSKRTLRAVLEPALRNAAPEERFQFERHGYFVADRVDSRAGAPVFNRTVTLKDSWAKAKG; from the coding sequence GTGTCCGACACTCCGAAATCCGGTGCCGCCGCTGCCGCGCCCGCGAGCAACTTCATCCGCAACATCATCGACGAGGACATCCGGAGCAGCAAATGGGGCGGCCGGGTCGAGACCCGCTTCCCGCCCGAGCCGAACGGCTACCTGCACTACGGCCACGCCAAGTCGATCTGCCTGAATTTCGGCCTCGCGCAGAGCTACGGTGGCGTCTGCCACCTGCGCTTCGACGACACCAACCCCGAGAAGGAGGAGCAGGAGTACGTCGACTCGATCATTGAGGCGGTGAGCTGGCTCGGCTTCGACTGGGGCAAGCACCAGTACTTCGCGTCCGACTACTTCGACCGGATGTACGCGTGCGCGGAATACCTGATCGTCGCGGGCAAGGCCTACGTCGAGTCGCTGTCCGCCGAGGAGATGCGCGCCTACCGCGGCACCCTGACGGAAGCCGGGCGCGAGAGCCCCTACCGCAGCCGCAGCGTCGAGGAGAACCTCGACCTCTTCCGCCGCATGCGCGCCGGGGAATTCGCCGACGGCCAGCACGTGCTGCGCGCGAAGATCGACATGGCCTCGCCCAACATCAACCTGCGCGACCCGGCGATCTACCGCATCCGCAAGGCCCACCATCACCGCGCGGGCGACGCGTGGTGCATCTACCCGATGTACACCTTCGCGCACCCGATCGAGGACGCGATCGAAGGCATCACGCACTCCATCTGCACGCTGGAGTTCGAGGACCAGCGCCCCTTCTACGACTGGCTGCTCGACGCGCTCGCCACCGGCGGCTTTTTCCCCCGCCCGCTGCCGCAGCAGATCGAGTTCGCGCGCCTCAACCTGACCTACGTCGTGCTGTCGAAGCGCAAGCTGATCCAGCTCGTCGAGGAAGGCCACGTCGCCGGCTGGGACGACCCGCGCCTGCCGACGCTGATGGGTGCGCGCCGCCGCGGCTTCACGGCGGGGGGTTTCCGCCTGTTCGCGGAACGCATCGGCGTGACCAAGTCGGACACCTGGATCGACTTCAGCGTGCTCGAGGAATGCATGCGCGAGGACCTCAACGAGGCCGCCGAGCGCCGCGTCGCCGTGCTCGACCCGTTGAAGCTCGTGATCACGAACTACCCGGAAGGGCAGAGCGAGCTGTGCGAGGCGCCGAACCACCCGCTCAAGCCCGAGCTCGGCAAGCGCGAGATGCCTTTCTCGCGCGAGCTGTGGATCGAGCGCGAGGACTTCATGGAGACCCCGGTCAAGGGTTTCCACCGCCTCTATCCCGGCAACATGGCGCGGCTGCGCTACGGCTACGTCGTGAAATGCACGGGCTGCGATAAGGACGCCGACGGCAACGTGACGGCGGTGCTGTGCGAGTACCTGCCGGACACCAAGTCGGGCACGCCGGGCGCGGACAGCGTCAAGGTCAAGGGCAACCTGCACTGGGTGTCGGTCGAGCACGGTTACGCGGCCGAAGTGCGTCTCTACGACCGCCTCTTCGCCCATGCCTACCCCGGCAACCGCCGTGAAGGGGACCCGGAAGGCTTCGAGCGCAGCTTCCTCGACGACCTCAACTACGATTCCAAGCGCACGCTCCGCGCGGTGCTCGAACCGGCGCTGCGCAACGCGGCGCCCGAGGAGCGCTTCCAGTTCGAGCGCCACGGCTACTTCGTCGCCGACCGCGTCGATTCGCGGGCCGGAGCGCCAGTGTTCAACCGCACCGTGACGCTGAAGGACTCGTGGGCGAAGGCCAAGGGCTGA
- the crcB gene encoding fluoride efflux transporter CrcB, with the protein MSSPLAPLPAFAAIGFGAAVGAWLRWGLGLLLNPLFLAIPLGTLAANLLGGLMMGGALAWIHAVPEMPPALRLLLTTGFLGGLTTFSTFSAESLHLAQRGEWAWFALHTVVHVAGSLLMAWAGYVAFSAWRG; encoded by the coding sequence ATGAGCTCGCCTCTCGCCCCGCTGCCGGCCTTTGCGGCGATCGGTTTCGGTGCCGCGGTCGGCGCGTGGCTGCGCTGGGGCCTCGGCCTGCTGCTCAACCCGCTCTTCCTGGCGATCCCGCTCGGCACGCTGGCGGCGAACCTGCTGGGCGGCCTGATGATGGGCGGGGCGCTGGCATGGATCCATGCCGTGCCGGAAATGCCGCCGGCCCTGCGCCTGCTGCTCACGACCGGCTTCCTCGGCGGCCTCACGACGTTTTCGACCTTCTCCGCCGAAAGCCTGCACCTCGCGCAGCGCGGCGAATGGGCATGGTTCGCGCTGCATACCGTGGTGCACGTTGCAGGCTCGCTGCTGATGGCCTGGGCGGGCTATGTGGCGTTCAGCGCCTGGCGTGGTTGA
- a CDS encoding TIGR03862 family flavoprotein, with product MTRSAKVAVIGGGPAGLMAAEMLAERGVGVDVYDAMPSPGRKFLLAGIGGLNLTHSEPCAAFLSRYRERESALAPMLAHFGAAELRAWAHALGVETFVGSSGRVFPTEMKAAPLLRAWLHRLRAAGVRLHVRHRWLGWQDDSRPPTEGLRFATPDGEQLVAADAVILALGGASWAKLGSDGAWLPWLTGRGVAVAPLQPANCGFDVGQLAGNGTPGWSEHFRGRFVGQPVKSVAAHFTDAHCKTSMRAGECMISASGIEGGLIYALSAPLRDTIMATGSATLHLDLAPGRSLERLSEDLSRPRGARSMASHLQSKAGIEGVKAGLLRECTTKETFADPARLAAAIKGLPVRLAAPRPLDEAISTAGGVRFEDLDERLMVRALPGLFCCGEMLDWEAPTGGYLLTACCATGRAAGLGAADWLDCAK from the coding sequence ATGACGCGCAGCGCGAAGGTCGCGGTGATCGGCGGCGGGCCCGCCGGCCTGATGGCTGCCGAAATGCTCGCGGAGCGCGGGGTGGGCGTCGACGTGTATGACGCCATGCCCTCGCCGGGGCGCAAGTTCCTGCTGGCCGGCATCGGCGGGCTCAACCTGACGCATTCCGAGCCCTGCGCAGCCTTCCTCTCGCGCTACCGCGAGCGGGAGAGCGCCCTCGCGCCGATGCTCGCGCACTTCGGTGCCGCGGAACTGCGCGCCTGGGCGCACGCACTCGGCGTCGAGACCTTCGTCGGCAGCTCCGGCCGCGTCTTCCCCACGGAAATGAAAGCCGCCCCGCTGCTGCGCGCGTGGCTGCATCGCCTGCGCGCCGCGGGCGTGCGTCTGCATGTACGGCACCGCTGGCTCGGCTGGCAGGACGACAGCCGGCCGCCGACCGAGGGGCTGCGCTTCGCGACGCCCGACGGCGAGCAGCTCGTCGCAGCCGATGCCGTGATCCTCGCGCTGGGCGGTGCGAGTTGGGCGAAGCTGGGCTCGGACGGGGCGTGGTTGCCGTGGCTCACTGGTCGCGGCGTCGCGGTCGCGCCCTTGCAGCCGGCCAACTGCGGCTTCGACGTCGGCCAGCTCGCGGGCAACGGCACGCCGGGATGGAGCGAGCACTTCCGCGGCCGCTTCGTCGGCCAGCCGGTGAAATCGGTCGCGGCGCACTTCACCGACGCCCACTGCAAAACGTCCATGCGCGCAGGCGAGTGCATGATCTCCGCGAGCGGCATCGAGGGTGGCCTGATCTACGCGCTGTCGGCCCCGCTGCGCGACACGATCATGGCGACGGGTTCGGCCACGCTGCACCTCGACCTCGCCCCCGGCCGCAGCCTCGAACGGCTCAGCGAGGATCTGTCGCGTCCGCGCGGCGCGCGTTCGATGGCGAGCCACCTGCAGAGCAAGGCCGGCATCGAGGGCGTGAAGGCGGGCCTGCTGCGCGAATGCACGACGAAGGAGACATTCGCCGACCCGGCGCGGCTCGCCGCCGCCATCAAGGGCCTGCCCGTTCGCCTCGCCGCGCCGCGTCCGCTCGACGAGGCGATCAGCACGGCCGGCGGGGTGCGCTTCGAGGATCTCGACGAGCGCCTGATGGTGCGCGCCCTGCCCGGCCTCTTCTGCTGCGGCGAAATGCTCGACTGGGAAGCGCCGACCGGCGGCTACCTGCTCACGGCCTGCTGCGCGACCGGGCGTGCGGCGGGACTGGGTGCGGCCGACTGGCTCGATTGCGCGAAATGA
- a CDS encoding DNA-deoxyinosine glycosylase — protein sequence MSRLEGFPPIALPHAHTLILGSMPGAASLAAGQYYAHPRNGFWRIVCEVLDIDPALPYAERARLLAERGYALWDVLGACRRKGSLDADIEPESMEVNDFDAFFGTHPDIARVFLNGTTAATLFKRHVAPRLAAHIAWQRLPSTSPANASYSLADKLATWREIVR from the coding sequence ATGTCCCGACTCGAAGGTTTCCCGCCGATCGCCCTGCCGCACGCGCACACCCTGATCCTCGGCAGCATGCCGGGAGCGGCTTCGCTCGCGGCCGGCCAGTACTACGCCCATCCGCGCAACGGCTTCTGGCGCATCGTGTGCGAAGTGCTCGACATCGACCCGGCGCTGCCCTACGCGGAGCGTGCGCGGCTGCTCGCGGAGCGGGGCTACGCGCTGTGGGACGTCCTCGGCGCATGCCGGCGCAAGGGCAGCCTGGACGCGGACATCGAGCCGGAGTCGATGGAAGTGAACGATTTCGACGCCTTCTTCGGCACCCATCCGGACATCGCACGCGTGTTCCTCAACGGCACGACGGCGGCGACGCTCTTCAAGCGGCACGTCGCACCACGGCTCGCTGCGCACATCGCGTGGCAGCGGCTGCCTTCGACCAGCCCGGCCAACGCGTCGTACTCGCTCGCCGACAAACTCGCGACATGGCGGGAGATCGTGCGATGA
- a CDS encoding Yip1 family protein codes for MDTHNLPKMLYSYSEGWQDLIQVHPTVAKIFTMYVMPMSLIPPAMLLYSMLVTPGAVFPELVPEVRLGEALAAAVAFYVAELAMVALMASIIQQMGDVVDAKPPYSESFILAAVAPTPLWLSALALFIPSAWAAGIIGAIAWVASAALIYHGVYPLFKLEDRSKSRLMGSFVLTAGVIAWGALLVVLALAMSMIIGLR; via the coding sequence ATGGACACGCACAACTTACCCAAGATGCTGTACTCGTATTCGGAAGGCTGGCAGGACCTGATCCAGGTGCATCCGACCGTCGCGAAGATCTTCACGATGTACGTGATGCCGATGTCGCTGATCCCGCCGGCAATGCTCCTGTACTCGATGCTCGTCACACCGGGCGCGGTGTTCCCGGAGCTGGTGCCGGAGGTCCGCCTCGGTGAGGCGCTTGCCGCGGCAGTCGCGTTCTACGTTGCAGAACTCGCGATGGTTGCGCTGATGGCGTCGATCATCCAGCAGATGGGTGACGTCGTGGACGCCAAGCCGCCGTACTCCGAGTCCTTCATCCTCGCGGCGGTCGCGCCCACGCCCTTGTGGCTCTCCGCGCTCGCGCTGTTCATCCCGTCCGCGTGGGCGGCCGGGATCATCGGTGCGATTGCGTGGGTGGCCTCGGCGGCGCTGATCTATCACGGCGTCTACCCGCTCTTCAAGCTCGAGGACCGGAGCAAGTCGCGCCTGATGGGCTCCTTCGTGCTGACCGCGGGCGTCATCGCCTGGGGCGCGCTGCTGGTCGTGCTGGCGCTCGCAATGAGCATGATCATCGGTCTGCGCTGA
- the hrpA gene encoding ATP-dependent RNA helicase HrpA: protein MTATDSRHADARRRGDDFSDCLTADRPRLRRLVRDLGRNQGARRERLQADLDALHARSRAALAERRARLPQPDFPAELPVTQRRDEIAEAIAAHQVVIVCGETGSGKTTQLPKICLALGRGAAGLIGHTQPRRLAARATATRIAQELKSELGRAVGYKIRFTDRLSESSCIKLMTDGILLAETQGDPSLAAYDTLIIDEAHERSLNIDFLLGYLRTLLPRRPDLKVIVTSATLDADRFARHFAGADGKPAPVIEVSGRLYPIELRYRPVESDDAPTQESRRPGADRRKDRDLYDALVDAVDEAHRSGPGDTLVFLPGEREIREAAEALRKAHHASGTEILPLYARQSAQEQARVFAPGRGRRVVLATNVAETSLTVPGIRYVVDTGLARVKRYSHRNKVEQLQVEKIAQSAAKQRAGRCGRVMDGVCFRLYDEDDLGKRPAHTDPEILRSSLAGVILRMKSLRLGAVEDFPFIDAPLPRMIADGYQLLTELGAVTDDDARELTPSGVELAKLPVDPKIGRMILAARDRACLTEVLVIAAALSTQDPRERNPESPGAADQAHARFRGGESDQRSEFLWYWNLWKAWGEVLRHETGSKQKAWAKQHHLSYMRLREWRDVHTQLHTLCTEHGWKENQQPAHYDAIHKALLAGLLGHVGCKIEDASGPQAGSYLGARGIKFWPHPGSAIAKKAGKWIVSAELVDTSRLFGRCLAKIEPEWLEEVGAHLVKRQVFEPHWSKASGAVRAWERGTLHGLVLYPKRGIGYRDTDPELCRELLIREGLVQGEIAEGPARGMPFLQHNRRLVAEIERLEHKSRRPDVLVDEELIHAFYDAKLPADIVDLASFDAWRKQAEKAEPKLLYLSRDQLMRHEAEGITTDRFPANFEVLGQKLKLTYLHQPGEADDGVTLTVPLAMLNQIPANRCEWLVPGLLEEKVAALLRTVPQKHRHRLQPVAESATAFMEHHEAGEWDADEPLLRALQRFVEDRVSLKLPMESFRAENLHPHCYMNFRVIDEHGRVLGQSRNLAELRTRLRDQVAERFRGARITMPETAAPKTATPTPPPVATKGQGAPAKTAVEPASAQLAGFTAWTFGPLPELLEVKVAGREVIGFPALHDDGDSVSLRPHDTPEEAAKVHRKGLTRLFVLTLKDQVRAIERLPGLRDLALAFIPFGTEAELKAQLVAATLERTCLLDPLPTDAPSFEQRCTEAKSRITLIAQEFMRLATTLIAEHAALQKRLTGMKGFPEAAADLQSQVRELMPKDFLVAYPWERLAHFPRYLKAAGVRLDKLRNNPARDAQLQADWRSLAQPFEREHLAKCKAGVSDPSLDEFRWLLEELRVGLFAQELRTPMPMSVKRLQKIWDARPR, encoded by the coding sequence TTGACTGCAACCGACTCTCGCCACGCCGACGCGCGCCGGCGCGGTGACGATTTTTCCGATTGCCTCACCGCCGACCGTCCGCGCCTGCGGCGTCTCGTGCGTGACCTCGGCCGCAACCAGGGCGCAAGGCGCGAGCGTCTGCAAGCGGATCTCGATGCCCTGCACGCCCGCTCGCGTGCCGCGCTCGCCGAACGCCGGGCGCGCCTGCCGCAGCCCGACTTCCCCGCCGAACTCCCCGTCACGCAAAGGCGCGACGAAATCGCCGAAGCGATCGCCGCCCATCAGGTCGTCATCGTCTGCGGCGAAACCGGCTCCGGCAAGACCACCCAGCTCCCCAAGATCTGCCTCGCGCTGGGCCGTGGAGCCGCCGGCCTCATCGGCCACACCCAGCCGCGGCGGCTTGCCGCCCGCGCGACCGCGACCCGCATCGCCCAGGAGCTGAAATCCGAACTTGGCCGGGCCGTCGGCTACAAGATTCGCTTCACCGACCGTCTCAGCGAATCGAGCTGCATCAAGCTGATGACCGACGGCATCCTGCTCGCCGAGACGCAGGGCGATCCCTCGCTCGCCGCCTACGACACACTGATCATCGACGAGGCCCACGAGCGCAGCCTCAACATCGACTTCCTGCTCGGCTACCTCCGGACGTTGCTGCCGCGCCGCCCCGACCTCAAAGTCATCGTCACCTCCGCGACGCTCGACGCCGACCGCTTCGCGCGCCACTTCGCCGGCGCCGACGGCAAGCCCGCGCCGGTGATCGAAGTCTCCGGTCGCCTCTACCCGATCGAGTTGCGCTACCGCCCGGTCGAAAGCGACGACGCGCCCACGCAGGAGTCCCGCCGTCCCGGCGCCGACCGCCGCAAGGACCGCGACCTCTACGATGCCCTCGTGGACGCTGTCGACGAAGCCCACCGCAGCGGCCCCGGCGACACCCTGGTGTTCCTCCCCGGCGAGCGCGAAATACGCGAAGCCGCCGAAGCGCTGCGCAAGGCCCACCACGCCTCCGGCACCGAGATCCTGCCGCTCTACGCTCGCCAGTCCGCGCAGGAGCAGGCGAGGGTGTTCGCCCCCGGCCGCGGCCGCCGCGTCGTCCTCGCGACCAACGTCGCCGAAACCTCGCTCACCGTCCCCGGCATCCGCTACGTCGTCGACACCGGCCTTGCGCGTGTAAAACGCTACTCGCACCGCAACAAGGTCGAGCAACTGCAGGTCGAGAAGATCGCCCAGTCCGCCGCGAAGCAGCGCGCTGGCCGCTGCGGCCGCGTCATGGATGGCGTCTGCTTCCGCCTCTACGACGAGGACGACCTCGGCAAGCGTCCCGCGCACACCGACCCCGAGATCCTGCGCTCCTCGCTCGCCGGCGTGATCCTGCGCATGAAGTCGCTGCGCCTCGGTGCCGTCGAAGACTTCCCCTTCATCGATGCGCCGCTGCCGCGCATGATCGCCGACGGCTACCAACTCCTCACCGAGCTCGGTGCCGTCACGGACGACGATGCGCGCGAACTCACGCCCTCCGGCGTTGAACTCGCGAAGCTCCCGGTCGACCCCAAGATCGGCCGCATGATCCTCGCCGCCCGCGACCGCGCCTGCCTCACCGAAGTACTGGTCATCGCCGCCGCCCTGTCGACCCAGGATCCACGCGAACGCAACCCCGAAAGCCCCGGCGCCGCCGACCAGGCGCACGCCAGGTTCCGCGGCGGCGAGAGCGACCAGCGCTCCGAATTCCTCTGGTACTGGAACCTCTGGAAAGCCTGGGGCGAAGTCCTTCGCCACGAGACCGGCAGCAAGCAGAAGGCGTGGGCGAAGCAACACCACCTTTCCTATATGCGCCTGCGCGAATGGCGCGACGTGCACACCCAGCTCCACACCCTGTGCACCGAACACGGCTGGAAGGAAAACCAGCAGCCCGCCCACTACGACGCGATCCACAAGGCGCTGCTCGCCGGACTCCTCGGCCACGTCGGCTGCAAGATCGAAGATGCCAGCGGCCCGCAGGCCGGCAGCTACCTCGGCGCCCGCGGCATCAAGTTCTGGCCGCATCCCGGCTCCGCGATTGCCAAGAAAGCCGGCAAATGGATCGTCAGCGCCGAACTCGTTGACACCTCGCGCCTCTTCGGCCGCTGTCTCGCGAAGATCGAGCCCGAATGGCTCGAAGAAGTCGGCGCCCACCTCGTCAAGCGCCAGGTCTTCGAGCCCCACTGGTCCAAAGCCTCCGGCGCCGTGCGCGCCTGGGAGCGCGGCACGCTGCACGGCCTCGTCCTCTACCCGAAGCGCGGCATCGGCTATCGCGATACCGACCCCGAGCTGTGCCGCGAACTCCTCATTCGCGAAGGCCTCGTCCAGGGTGAGATCGCCGAAGGCCCCGCGCGCGGCATGCCCTTCCTGCAACACAACCGCCGCCTCGTCGCCGAGATCGAACGCCTCGAACACAAATCGCGCCGCCCCGACGTGCTCGTCGACGAAGAACTGATCCACGCCTTCTACGACGCCAAGCTCCCCGCCGACATCGTCGATCTCGCGAGCTTCGACGCGTGGCGCAAACAAGCCGAAAAGGCCGAGCCCAAGCTGCTGTATCTGAGCCGCGACCAGCTCATGCGCCACGAGGCCGAAGGCATCACCACCGACCGCTTCCCCGCGAACTTCGAAGTCCTCGGCCAGAAGCTCAAACTCACCTACCTGCACCAACCCGGCGAAGCCGACGACGGCGTCACGCTCACCGTCCCGCTCGCGATGCTCAACCAGATCCCCGCGAACCGCTGCGAATGGCTCGTGCCCGGCCTGCTGGAAGAAAAGGTGGCGGCGCTGCTGCGCACCGTCCCCCAAAAGCACCGCCACCGCCTGCAACCCGTCGCCGAAAGCGCCACCGCCTTCATGGAACACCATGAGGCCGGCGAATGGGATGCCGACGAACCGCTCCTGCGCGCCCTGCAACGCTTCGTCGAGGATCGCGTCTCGCTCAAGCTCCCGATGGAGTCCTTCCGCGCGGAAAACCTCCATCCGCACTGCTACATGAACTTCCGCGTGATCGACGAGCACGGCCGCGTGCTCGGCCAGTCGCGCAACCTCGCCGAGCTGCGCACGCGACTCCGCGATCAGGTCGCCGAGCGATTCAGGGGCGCACGGATCACGATGCCGGAAACGGCCGCGCCGAAGACCGCAACGCCAACGCCGCCACCCGTGGCTACGAAAGGGCAGGGCGCTCCAGCGAAAACCGCTGTCGAACCTGCCTCCGCCCAACTTGCCGGCTTCACCGCCTGGACCTTCGGCCCTCTGCCCGAACTCCTCGAAGTCAAAGTCGCCGGCCGCGAAGTCATCGGTTTCCCCGCACTGCACGACGACGGCGACAGCGTCTCGCTGCGCCCCCACGACACCCCCGAAGAAGCCGCCAAGGTCCACCGCAAAGGCCTCACGCGCCTCTTCGTCCTGACCCTGAAGGACCAGGTCCGCGCCATCGAACGTCTGCCCGGCCTGCGTGACCTCGCGCTCGCCTTCATCCCCTTCGGCACCGAAGCCGAACTCAAGGCCCAACTCGTCGCCGCAACCCTCGAACGCACCTGCCTGCTCGACCCGCTGCCGACCGACGCCCCAAGCTTCGAGCAACGCTGCACCGAAGCCAAATCCCGCATCACCCTCATCGCGCAGGAATTCATGCGCCTCGCGACCACGCTGATCGCCGAGCACGCCGCGCTGCAGAAACGCCTCACTGGCATGAAGGGCTTCCCCGAAGCGGCCGCCGACCTCCAGAGCCAGGTCCGCGAACTCATGCCCAAGGACTTCCTCGTCGCCTACCCCTGGGAACGCCTCGCCCACTTCCCGCGCTACCTCAAGGCCGCCGGCGTACGCCTCGACAAGCTGCGCAACAATCCCGCACGCGACGCCCAGCTGCAGGCCGACTGGCGCAGCCTCGCCCAGCCCTTCGAGCGCGAACATCTCGCCAAGTGCAAGGCCGGCGTCAGCGACCCGAGTCTCGACGAGTTCCGCTGGCTCCTCGAAGAACTGCGCGTCGGCCTCTTCGCCCAGGAACTCAGGACTCCCATGCCGATGTCGGTCAAGCGCCTGCAAAAAATCTGGGACGCCCGCCCCCGCTAA
- the rpsF gene encoding 30S ribosomal protein S6 translates to MRHYEVVFIVHPDQSEQVPAMIERYKSLVTARNGQIHRLEDWGRRQMAYPIQKVHKAHYVLMNIECDGEALSELEHAFKFNDAVLRHLVVKMKGAVTTPSPMMKEEKSRSLTAAPAAEEAKTETESA, encoded by the coding sequence ATGCGACATTACGAAGTTGTATTCATCGTCCACCCGGACCAGTCGGAACAGGTCCCGGCGATGATCGAGCGCTACAAGTCGCTCGTCACCGCCCGCAATGGCCAGATCCATCGCCTCGAAGACTGGGGCCGCCGCCAGATGGCCTATCCGATCCAGAAGGTGCACAAGGCCCACTACGTCCTCATGAACATCGAGTGCGACGGCGAAGCGCTGAGCGAACTCGAGCACGCCTTCAAGTTCAACGACGCCGTCCTGCGTCACCTCGTCGTCAAGATGAAGGGCGCCGTGACCACCCCGTCGCCGATGATGAAGGAAGAAAAGTCCCGCTCGCTGACCGCCGCGCCCGCCGCGGAAGAAGCGAAGACCGAGACCGAATCCGCTTGA
- the priB gene encoding primosomal replication protein N, with translation MADSGSNQLHLDARIAELQPLRRTPAGVPIAACGLAHESKQIEAGLVRDVSVELQAVAVGDLAGVLASASPGMRIRVAGFLAAKSLRSRSPVLHLSKIEFLEGNENGVQQEVCKEKG, from the coding sequence GTGGCCGACTCGGGGAGCAACCAGCTGCACCTCGACGCCCGGATCGCTGAACTCCAGCCCCTGCGTCGAACCCCGGCAGGAGTGCCGATCGCCGCATGCGGCCTCGCGCACGAATCGAAACAGATCGAAGCGGGCCTCGTCCGCGACGTTTCGGTGGAACTGCAGGCGGTGGCAGTCGGTGATCTGGCCGGCGTTCTGGCCAGCGCATCCCCCGGCATGAGGATAAGGGTCGCCGGATTTCTCGCTGCGAAGAGTCTTCGCAGCCGGAGCCCGGTACTGCACCTGAGCAAGATCGAATTTCTGGAAGGAAACGAAAATGGCGTTCAACAAGAAGTTTGCAAAGAAAAAGGATGA
- the rpsR gene encoding 30S ribosomal protein S18, translating to MAFNKKFAKKKDDRGNRGLFKRRKFCRFTAEKIEEVDYKDVDILKDFVTENSKIMPARITGTKAHYQRQLSTAIKRARFLALLPYTDLHK from the coding sequence ATGGCGTTCAACAAGAAGTTTGCAAAGAAAAAGGATGACCGCGGCAACCGCGGCCTGTTCAAGCGTCGCAAGTTCTGCCGCTTCACCGCGGAGAAGATCGAGGAAGTCGACTACAAGGACGTCGACATCCTGAAGGACTTTGTCACCGAAAACAGCAAGATCATGCCGGCCCGCATCACCGGCACCAAGGCCCACTACCAGCGTCAGCTGTCGACGGCGATCAAGCGTGCCCGCTTCCTCGCCCTGCTGCCCTACACCGATCTGCACAAGTAA
- the rplI gene encoding 50S ribosomal protein L9, whose product MQIILLEKVANLGTLGDVVKVKDGYARNFLIPQGKAKRATQSNMAEFEAKRAELEKAQAEKLTAAQEIATKLEGLMLQIARKAGMDGRLFGSVTNIDIAEALEGQGFKVERSAIRMPEGPIKAIGDVQIDVALHHDVVVPVTVSVLGEQ is encoded by the coding sequence ATGCAAATCATTCTGCTCGAAAAAGTCGCCAACCTCGGCACCCTCGGCGACGTGGTCAAGGTCAAGGATGGCTACGCCCGCAACTTCCTGATCCCGCAAGGCAAGGCCAAGCGCGCGACCCAGTCCAACATGGCCGAGTTCGAAGCCAAGCGCGCCGAACTCGAAAAGGCCCAGGCCGAGAAGCTCACCGCGGCCCAGGAAATCGCCACCAAGCTCGAAGGCCTGATGCTCCAGATCGCCCGCAAGGCTGGCATGGACGGCCGCCTGTTCGGCTCGGTCACCAACATCGACATCGCCGAAGCGCTGGAAGGCCAGGGCTTCAAGGTCGAGCGCAGCGCGATCCGCATGCCGGAAGGCCCGATCAAGGCCATCGGCGACGTGCAGATCGACGTCGCCCTGCACCACGACGTCGTCGTCCCGGTCACCGTTTCCGTGCTCGGCGAACAGTAA